A stretch of Propionispora hippei DSM 15287 DNA encodes these proteins:
- the lpxB gene encoding lipid-A-disaccharide synthase, translating to MRKIMISVGEASGDLHGASLAKALKQLEPAIAVFGMGGQAMRDAGVDIVYDIADINVMGFAEVIRNLPRLFRLKDSLVALMAAEKPDVLVVIDYPDFNMRLAKAAKKQGIPVVYYISPQVWIWRKGRAKDIAAMTEQVAAIFPFEAEVYREAGANVTFVGHPLLDIVKPNWDKETAYRQFAADPERPVVLLMPGSRKQEVDQLLDIMLSAAEKIRRVMPECQFFLPAATTISREMLQNKLDKYALPVQITTGNIYDLMQIANLAIAASGTATLETALMQVPTIVVYKTSPITYFIGKQLIKIPYVSLPNIIAGRQIVPELLQEAANPGRVADEALRILSNWDIYSQTIEDLIAMRQALGSGGAVRHTAELVLEVAAQQAGGKE from the coding sequence ATGCGTAAAATTATGATTTCCGTCGGCGAGGCATCGGGAGATTTGCACGGCGCCAGTCTGGCAAAGGCCTTGAAACAGCTTGAACCGGCTATTGCCGTATTCGGCATGGGCGGACAAGCCATGCGCGACGCCGGTGTGGATATCGTATATGATATTGCCGATATTAACGTTATGGGTTTTGCAGAAGTAATTAGAAATTTGCCCCGCCTTTTCCGTCTAAAGGACAGCCTGGTTGCGCTGATGGCGGCGGAGAAACCCGATGTGCTGGTTGTGATCGACTATCCCGATTTCAATATGCGGCTGGCTAAGGCTGCTAAAAAGCAGGGTATTCCTGTGGTATACTATATTAGCCCGCAGGTGTGGATCTGGCGTAAAGGCCGGGCAAAGGATATCGCCGCCATGACCGAACAGGTGGCCGCTATTTTTCCTTTTGAAGCCGAAGTGTACCGGGAGGCCGGCGCTAACGTTACCTTTGTCGGTCATCCACTTTTAGATATTGTAAAGCCCAACTGGGATAAAGAAACGGCTTACCGGCAGTTTGCAGCCGATCCGGAACGGCCGGTCGTACTTTTGATGCCTGGCAGCCGGAAGCAGGAAGTGGACCAACTGCTGGATATTATGTTGTCGGCGGCGGAAAAAATAAGAAGAGTTATGCCGGAGTGCCAATTCTTTTTACCGGCGGCTACGACAATTTCCCGGGAAATGCTGCAAAATAAGCTGGATAAGTATGCCTTACCGGTGCAGATTACCACTGGCAATATCTATGATCTAATGCAAATTGCCAATCTGGCCATTGCCGCCTCCGGGACGGCGACGCTGGAAACGGCACTCATGCAGGTGCCGACTATTGTTGTGTACAAGACTTCGCCAATTACTTATTTCATTGGGAAACAACTGATTAAAATTCCTTACGTCAGCCTGCCAAACATCATTGCCGGCCGTCAGATAGTCCCGGAACTATTGCAGGAAGCGGCCAACCCCGGCCGGGTGGCTGACGAGGCCTTGCGGATTTTGTCTAATTGGGATATATACAGTCAAACTATAGAGGATCTAATTGCCATGCGCCAAGCTTTGGGCAGCGGCGGTGCCGTACGGCATACCGCCGAACTTGTTCTGGAAGTTGCCGCGCAGCAGGCTGGA